The Deinococcus wulumuqiensis R12 genome has a window encoding:
- a CDS encoding tyrosine-protein phosphatase — translation MSEQGRAELLALGLSRVIDLRDRRERLRDAPPFLGRTEYLNLPLLPWRVRAMNEATAAARTNADLYRAHLDHAANNIVTILGAILDAPPGPVLIHCHAGKDRTGLIAALCGELAGRTRAQIGEDYARTGEELTGFYAAQRERKTPEGWAALEPFSHTRAEEILAALSHLDEKWGGVGAYLAAYGLSAQEQAALAGRLWTGLPGLRPPDL, via the coding sequence ATGAGTGAACAGGGCCGCGCCGAACTGCTCGCACTGGGGCTGAGCCGCGTCATCGACCTGCGTGACCGCCGCGAACGGTTGAGAGACGCGCCGCCTTTTCTGGGACGCACCGAATACCTCAACCTGCCGCTGCTGCCCTGGCGGGTGCGGGCCATGAACGAAGCGACGGCCGCTGCCCGGACGAACGCCGACCTCTACCGGGCGCACCTCGACCACGCGGCGAACAACATCGTCACCATCCTCGGCGCGATTCTGGACGCGCCTCCCGGCCCGGTTCTCATCCACTGTCACGCGGGCAAGGACCGCACCGGCCTCATCGCGGCGCTGTGCGGGGAACTCGCGGGCCGGACGCGGGCGCAGATCGGCGAGGACTATGCCCGAACCGGGGAAGAATTGACCGGTTTCTATGCCGCTCAGCGGGAACGCAAGACGCCCGAGGGATGGGCGGCATTGGAGCCGTTTTCCCACACTCGGGCAGAAGAGATTCTCGCGGCGCTGAGCCATCTGGACGAGAAGTGGGGCGGGGTGGGCGCTTATCTCGCGGCCTACGGACTCAGCGCACAGGAGCAGGCGGCGCTGGCCGGGCGGCTGTGGACTGGCCTCCCCGGTCTCCGTCCGCCTGATCTCTGA
- a CDS encoding metallophosphoesterase family protein — MRVLHTADFHAGRLLKGFDRTPEIHDALTEIAGLARTEGADAVLVSGDLFDTGNPSADAEAAVFDFFLRLRDAGIPGIVIAGNHDSAARLDSVAGLLGWVGIQVVAQPSGDPLAMVREVATKSGERLRVGALPYLSERRLIKAVDVLQGDLGAQRQKYRENMGFFLRELGRGFEPGAVNMLMAHTTMDGAVPSGSERTFQLDLTNAYTVSGLQLPPGAQYVALGHIHKPQTVSDAPLACYPGSVIQLDFGEAGEKKQVNLIEVQAGRPARVEGIPLASGRDLKTVYVDLDNVEKRLGEVAASGFSGLLKVVVRAPAGTALPGLKDRVLNITPNALSVELDAQQEDLAVPELRREGLTLMELFERYWQEKRGELPGDVRAAFQEAEAQVREGL; from the coding sequence ATGCGCGTACTTCATACCGCCGATTTCCATGCCGGGCGGTTGCTCAAGGGGTTTGACCGGACACCCGAAATTCATGACGCCCTGACCGAAATCGCGGGGCTGGCCCGCACCGAGGGGGCCGACGCGGTGCTGGTGTCGGGCGACCTGTTCGATACCGGCAACCCGTCCGCCGACGCCGAAGCCGCCGTGTTCGACTTTTTTCTGCGGCTGCGCGACGCCGGGATTCCGGGCATCGTCATCGCGGGCAACCACGACAGCGCGGCGCGGCTGGATTCGGTGGCGGGGCTGCTCGGCTGGGTGGGGATTCAGGTGGTCGCGCAGCCCAGCGGCGACCCGCTGGCGATGGTGCGCGAGGTGGCGACGAAATCGGGCGAGCGCCTGCGGGTGGGCGCCCTGCCGTACCTCTCCGAGCGGCGGCTGATCAAGGCGGTGGACGTGCTGCAGGGCGACCTCGGGGCGCAGCGGCAGAAGTACCGCGAGAACATGGGGTTTTTTCTGCGCGAGCTGGGCCGGGGCTTCGAGCCGGGGGCGGTGAACATGCTCATGGCCCACACCACGATGGACGGCGCGGTGCCGAGCGGCTCCGAGCGCACCTTTCAGCTCGACCTGACCAACGCCTACACGGTTTCGGGCCTGCAACTGCCGCCCGGAGCGCAGTACGTCGCGCTGGGGCACATCCACAAGCCGCAAACGGTGTCCGACGCGCCGCTCGCCTGCTATCCCGGCAGCGTGATTCAGCTCGATTTCGGCGAGGCGGGCGAGAAGAAGCAGGTCAACCTGATTGAGGTCCAGGCCGGGCGCCCCGCCCGCGTGGAGGGCATCCCGCTGGCGAGCGGACGCGACCTGAAAACCGTCTACGTGGACCTCGACAACGTGGAAAAGCGGCTGGGCGAAGTGGCGGCGAGCGGCTTTTCCGGGCTGCTGAAGGTGGTGGTGCGTGCTCCCGCCGGAACCGCGCTGCCGGGTCTCAAGGACCGGGTGCTGAACATCACCCCGAACGCCCTGAGTGTGGAACTCGACGCGCAGCAGGAAGACCTCGCCGTGCCGGAACTGCGGCGCGAGGGCCTGACCCTGATGGAACTGTTCGAGCGCTACTGGCAGGAAAAACGCGGCGAGCTGCCCGGCGACGTGCGGGCGGCCTTTCAGGAAGCCGAGGCGCAGGTGCGGGAGGGGTTGTGA
- the recG gene encoding ATP-dependent DNA helicase RecG, whose protein sequence is MATVAELQERLRRPLAAELAGGCHDRVVAGGVEKLLSTPLAGPFPRVREVLSGYGQMREDERAGALREALALLGNSSKPARRAAPTKVAPPQAKGGERLPIDAPVERLSTGPGGPRKLQSLGLHQLRDVLHAYPHRHEDRRALPDLSEVEEGQKVTVEGTVVSKFRRSPRPGMLILEIVLETPSGGRVKATWFNQPWVEKGLREGARLVLTGRAKKFGRQTQLSVEHMETVDKAEQSLSTGRIVGVYDAKEGISQEFLRRAAHQALQAAPLDDYLPAHWRRKYGLTDLADALWGIHFPHDEAHLKRANGRLRFDEYLFLELRMLLQGEDAVLQGKRFEARGDDINKFEAALPFRFTNAQRRVLLEITDDMRSDKQMARLVQGDVGSGKTAVAACALYLAVRDGYQGALMAPTEILARQHYANLQGYLGKLDVRVGLLIGAMTPKQKLEMQTRIAEGDVDVVVGTQALIQENVQWDNLGLAVVDEEHRFGVQQRRKLLASRPDVLVMSATPIPRSLALTAYGDLELSIIDELPPGRTPIETKLIQDTARQQAYGFVMGQIRQGRQAYVVTALIEENENLELLAATQLADDLKTILPEARTEMLHGKMSAAEKDYVMDRFRAHEFDILVSTTVIEVGVDVPNATVMVIENAERFGLAQLHQLRGRVGRGSLQSYCVLIAGETSMKTRKRLKIIEGSTDGFVIAEADLKLRGPGELRGTRQSGIPDLRLADLANDEEIIMQARELAKHILANDPRLEHPRLQYLRSELQNRSQSVAYREVI, encoded by the coding sequence ATGGCGACGGTGGCAGAACTGCAAGAACGACTCCGGCGCCCCCTCGCCGCTGAGCTGGCGGGGGGCTGCCATGACCGCGTGGTGGCGGGCGGTGTGGAAAAGCTGCTGAGTACGCCGCTGGCTGGCCCATTTCCCAGGGTGCGCGAGGTGCTCAGCGGCTACGGCCAGATGCGTGAGGACGAGCGGGCCGGGGCGCTGCGGGAGGCCCTCGCCCTGCTCGGCAACAGCAGCAAACCGGCTCGCCGCGCTGCCCCGACCAAAGTCGCGCCGCCACAGGCGAAAGGAGGCGAGCGCCTGCCCATTGACGCGCCGGTGGAGCGGCTGAGCACCGGCCCCGGCGGGCCGCGCAAGCTGCAAAGTCTCGGCCTGCACCAACTGCGCGACGTGCTGCACGCTTACCCCCACCGCCACGAGGACCGCCGCGCCCTGCCGGACCTTTCGGAAGTCGAGGAAGGCCAGAAGGTCACGGTGGAAGGCACAGTGGTCAGCAAGTTTCGCCGCAGCCCCAGGCCGGGGATGCTGATTCTGGAAATCGTGCTGGAAACCCCCAGCGGCGGGCGGGTCAAGGCGACGTGGTTCAACCAGCCCTGGGTGGAAAAGGGGCTGCGCGAGGGCGCCCGGCTGGTCCTCACGGGCCGCGCCAAGAAATTCGGGCGCCAGACGCAGCTCAGCGTGGAGCACATGGAAACGGTGGACAAGGCCGAGCAGAGCCTCAGCACCGGGCGGATTGTCGGCGTGTACGACGCCAAAGAAGGCATCAGCCAGGAGTTTTTGCGCCGGGCCGCGCATCAGGCGCTTCAGGCCGCGCCGCTCGACGACTATCTGCCGGCCCACTGGCGGCGCAAGTACGGCCTGACCGACCTTGCCGACGCGCTGTGGGGCATTCACTTTCCGCACGACGAGGCGCACCTGAAACGGGCCAACGGGCGCCTGCGCTTCGACGAATACCTCTTTCTGGAACTGCGGATGCTGCTTCAGGGCGAAGACGCCGTGCTGCAAGGCAAGCGCTTCGAGGCGCGGGGTGACGACATCAATAAATTTGAAGCCGCATTGCCCTTCCGCTTCACCAACGCGCAGCGCCGGGTGCTGCTGGAAATCACCGACGACATGCGCAGTGACAAGCAGATGGCCCGGCTGGTGCAGGGCGACGTGGGCAGCGGCAAGACGGCGGTGGCGGCCTGCGCCCTGTACCTCGCCGTGCGCGACGGCTACCAGGGCGCACTGATGGCCCCCACCGAGATTCTGGCCCGCCAGCACTACGCCAACTTGCAGGGCTACCTCGGGAAACTCGACGTGCGGGTGGGCCTGCTCATCGGCGCGATGACCCCCAAGCAAAAACTCGAAATGCAGACGCGGATTGCCGAGGGCGACGTGGACGTGGTGGTCGGCACGCAAGCACTTATTCAGGAAAACGTGCAGTGGGACAACCTCGGGCTGGCGGTGGTGGACGAGGAACACCGCTTCGGCGTGCAGCAGCGGCGAAAACTGCTGGCCTCGCGCCCCGACGTGCTGGTGATGTCGGCCACGCCCATTCCGCGCTCGCTGGCGCTGACGGCCTACGGCGACCTCGAACTGAGCATCATCGACGAATTGCCACCGGGCCGCACACCCATCGAAACCAAGCTGATTCAGGACACGGCCCGCCAGCAGGCCTACGGCTTCGTGATGGGCCAGATTCGGCAGGGGCGGCAGGCGTATGTGGTCACCGCGCTGATCGAGGAAAACGAGAACCTGGAGCTGCTCGCCGCGACCCAACTCGCTGACGACCTCAAGACCATCCTGCCCGAAGCCCGCACGGAGATGCTGCACGGCAAGATGTCCGCCGCCGAGAAGGATTATGTGATGGACCGCTTCCGGGCGCACGAGTTCGACATTCTGGTGTCCACCACCGTCATCGAGGTCGGTGTGGACGTGCCCAACGCCACCGTGATGGTGATCGAGAACGCCGAACGCTTTGGGCTGGCGCAGCTCCACCAGCTTCGCGGGCGCGTGGGGCGCGGCAGCCTTCAGAGTTACTGCGTGCTGATTGCCGGGGAAACGTCCATGAAGACCCGCAAGCGGCTGAAAATCATCGAGGGGTCCACCGACGGCTTCGTGATTGCCGAAGCGGACCTGAAGCTGCGCGGTCCCGGCGAGCTGCGCGGCACGCGGCAAAGCGGCATCCCGGATTTGCGACTGGCCGACCTTGCCAACGACGAAGAAATCATCATGCAGGCGCGCGAACTCGCCAAGCACATCCTGGCGAACGACCCCCGGCTGGAGCACCCGCGGTTGCAGTATTTGAGGTCGGAATTGCAGAACAGGTCGCAGAGTGTGGCGTATAGGGAGGTGATTTGA
- a CDS encoding alpha/beta hydrolase family protein, whose amino-acid sequence MQVGLNLKLPDSIGIPYYNKHYVSGPGQVDYQKFYGQADLNTFLKGAETALNAMKRDPRVDPRRIFVYGWSEGSSVAAQLVRDHPEFCVTESRHWATSPGRAASDFARQAGHGVRPSSSVMLRA is encoded by the coding sequence TTGCAAGTCGGATTGAATCTGAAACTACCAGATTCAATCGGAATCCCGTATTACAACAAGCACTACGTCTCGGGGCCGGGGCAGGTGGACTACCAGAAGTTCTACGGGCAGGCCGACCTGAACACCTTCCTGAAAGGCGCGGAAACGGCTCTGAACGCCATGAAGCGTGACCCCCGCGTGGACCCCCGCCGCATCTTCGTGTACGGCTGGAGCGAAGGCAGCAGCGTGGCGGCGCAACTCGTGCGCGACCACCCCGAGTTTTGCGTCACTGAGTCACGTCATTGGGCCACGTCACCGGGCCGCGCCGCGTCCGATTTCGCAAGGCAGGCCGGTCACGGAGTTCGTCCGTCCTCGTCTGTTATGCTGCGAGCGTAA
- a CDS encoding Uma2 family endonuclease produces MTQPAFQKMSVEEYLRTEVDSPVKREYVGGFVYAVDNSDGVWAQAGSSKSHAEVIMNVMQVVRPAARRQGCRAYASEIKLRIDAQQSFYSPDVMVVCGPENSDPYSETAPCLLVEVLSRGTAHTDRHAKYAVYTALPSLQTYLIVDQYERRVYAYAREGASWTLTEYVGEGVIPLPCLGLELSLGEIYAGVL; encoded by the coding sequence ATGACCCAGCCCGCCTTCCAAAAAATGAGCGTGGAAGAATACCTCCGCACCGAGGTGGATAGCCCCGTCAAGCGCGAGTATGTGGGCGGCTTCGTGTACGCCGTGGACAACTCGGACGGCGTGTGGGCGCAGGCGGGCAGCAGCAAGAGCCACGCCGAAGTCATCATGAACGTGATGCAGGTCGTGCGCCCCGCCGCCCGTCGCCAGGGCTGCCGCGCCTACGCCAGCGAAATCAAGTTGCGGATAGACGCCCAGCAGAGTTTCTACTCCCCCGACGTGATGGTCGTCTGCGGCCCCGAGAACAGCGACCCCTACTCGGAAACCGCGCCCTGCCTGCTGGTCGAAGTGCTGTCACGCGGCACGGCCCACACCGACAGGCACGCCAAATATGCCGTCTACACCGCCCTGCCCAGCCTGCAGACCTACCTGATCGTGGACCAGTACGAGCGGCGGGTGTACGCCTATGCCCGCGAAGGCGCAAGCTGGACGCTGACCGAATATGTCGGTGAGGGCGTCATTCCTCTGCCGTGCCTGGGGCTGGAGTTGAGCTTGGGCGAGATTTACGCGGGAGTGCTGTGA
- a CDS encoding potassium channel family protein, which translates to MLRSLLWVPGLVLVGIVVHDLLKVTMQGGDGTLSQTVHQRVYQLLHALARRTGNRIVLAWAAPTIIVSALLTWTLGLWLGWTLVFWSSPGSVVGADSESPATFWSVVYYVGYTISTLGLGDLKTTVTPWRMLTSVAALSGFVNLTFAITFVVPVAEARLERRELARLLRRSGPDAQALVIGALQDHPDGLQSLISGLHQTLNTLETKHNHAHYLHRFHDRAALESLSLALPALGEALLLIECALPGPPPPGLKLSRTLVDSLVRGHAKHCPSPLPAVPPPPSLAPLHAAGIATVDEAEFAACLAQHAEHRQFLRAMVEEGLWNWAQVARTVRDQADGDRGGQSTAARPAPPAPVR; encoded by the coding sequence ATGTTGCGTTCGCTGCTGTGGGTGCCGGGTCTGGTCCTGGTCGGGATAGTGGTTCACGACCTGCTCAAGGTGACGATGCAGGGCGGCGACGGCACTCTCAGCCAGACGGTGCACCAGCGGGTGTACCAGCTTCTGCACGCGCTGGCGCGGCGCACCGGCAACCGAATCGTGCTCGCCTGGGCCGCGCCCACCATAATCGTCTCGGCGCTGCTCACGTGGACGCTGGGGCTGTGGCTGGGCTGGACGCTGGTGTTCTGGTCCTCGCCGGGCAGCGTGGTGGGCGCCGACAGCGAGTCCCCGGCCACCTTCTGGAGCGTCGTGTACTACGTCGGCTACACCATCAGCACGCTGGGGCTGGGCGACCTCAAGACGACGGTGACGCCCTGGCGAATGCTGACCAGCGTGGCGGCGCTCAGCGGGTTCGTCAATCTGACCTTCGCCATCACCTTCGTCGTCCCGGTGGCCGAGGCCCGGCTTGAGCGGCGCGAACTGGCGCGGCTGCTGCGGCGCTCGGGACCGGACGCGCAGGCGCTCGTCATCGGGGCGCTTCAGGACCACCCCGACGGCCTGCAAAGCCTGATTTCGGGGCTGCACCAGACGCTCAACACTCTGGAAACCAAGCACAACCACGCCCACTACCTCCACCGCTTTCATGACCGGGCAGCCTTAGAAAGCCTGTCGCTCGCCCTGCCCGCGCTCGGCGAGGCGCTGCTGCTTATCGAGTGCGCGCTGCCCGGCCCGCCGCCGCCCGGCCTCAAGCTCAGCCGGACGCTGGTGGACAGCCTGGTGCGCGGGCACGCGAAACACTGCCCCTCTCCCCTGCCCGCCGTGCCCCCGCCGCCCTCGCTCGCGCCGCTGCACGCCGCCGGTATCGCCACCGTGGACGAGGCCGAGTTCGCCGCCTGCCTCGCGCAGCACGCCGAGCACCGCCAGTTCCTGCGGGCGATGGTGGAAGAAGGGCTGTGGAACTGGGCGCAGGTGGCGCGGACGGTCAGAGATCAGGCGGACGGAGACCGGGGAGGCCAGTCCACAGCCGCCCGGCCAGCGCCGCCTGCTCCTGTGCGCTGA
- a CDS encoding LutC/YkgG family protein, whose protein sequence is MTPEHNFPSSTEARLDMLTTINRAIAGTRPQPLPPYPVSVPLTRAEILHQFEDRILDYKAAYTHVSAAELPGAIAAALGDARRVVVPAGVPSEWLTPGLDVLRDEPRLSNAELDGAEAVLTGCAVAISETGTIILDHREDQGRRALSLIPDLHVCVVRGEQVVQTVRQGVDAVAQSVREGRPLTWLSGGSATSDIELVRVEGVHGPRRLHVMVVG, encoded by the coding sequence ATGACCCCCGAACACAATTTCCCGTCCAGCACCGAAGCCCGGCTGGACATGCTGACCACCATCAACCGCGCCATTGCCGGGACCAGGCCGCAACCGCTGCCGCCCTACCCGGTGTCCGTGCCGCTGACCCGCGCCGAGATTCTGCACCAGTTCGAGGACCGGATTCTGGATTACAAGGCGGCCTACACGCACGTTTCCGCCGCCGAGCTGCCGGGGGCGATTGCGGCGGCGCTCGGAGACGCCCGGCGCGTGGTCGTGCCCGCCGGGGTGCCCAGCGAATGGCTCACGCCCGGCCTGGACGTGCTGCGCGACGAGCCCAGGCTCTCCAACGCCGAACTCGACGGGGCCGAAGCCGTGCTGACCGGGTGTGCCGTCGCCATCAGCGAGACGGGGACCATCATCCTCGACCACCGCGAGGACCAGGGCCGCCGGGCACTCTCGCTGATTCCCGACCTCCACGTGTGCGTGGTGCGCGGGGAGCAGGTGGTGCAGACCGTCCGGCAGGGCGTGGACGCCGTCGCCCAGAGTGTGCGCGAGGGCCGACCTCTCACCTGGCTTTCGGGCGGCAGCGCCACCAGCGACATCGAACTGGTGCGGGTGGAAGGGGTCCACGGGCCGCGCCGCCTGCACGTGATGGTCGTCGGCTGA
- a CDS encoding kinase produces MARALRERYGYGLAWVEQDYLRRVLLRERDIPDGKNIGLIETNVRYCLGAGYVTVLEGILHAKHYAPMLSHLHTDFGGQWYYFDLPFEETVRRHATRPQATEFGPEQMRAWYRERDLYGFR; encoded by the coding sequence GTGGCGCGTGCCCTGCGGGAGCGCTACGGCTACGGGCTGGCGTGGGTCGAGCAGGATTATCTGCGGCGAGTCCTGCTGCGGGAGCGCGACATTCCCGACGGAAAAAACATCGGCCTGATCGAAACGAACGTGCGGTACTGCCTCGGCGCGGGGTACGTCACGGTACTGGAGGGTATTTTGCACGCCAAACACTACGCGCCCATGCTTTCGCACCTGCACACTGATTTTGGCGGGCAGTGGTACTACTTTGACCTGCCGTTTGAGGAAACGGTGCGCCGCCACGCCACCCGCCCTCAGGCCACCGAGTTTGGCCCAGAGCAGATGCGCGCCTGGTACAGGGAACGCGACTTATACGGATTCCGCTAA
- the gyrA gene encoding DNA gyrase subunit A, translated as MTGTGIQPVDITSEVKTNFINYAMNVIVDRALPDVRDGMKPVQRRIMYAMLQEGLMSNVKHAKSASVVGEVMKRYHPHGDSSIYDAMVRLGQWWNMRYTLVDPQGNFGSMDGDMAAAMRYTEARMTRVAEEILADLEKETVDLKPNYDETTTEPTVLPSAVPNLLINGASGIAVGMATNIPPHNLTEICNGLLALIDNPAITLDEMMTHVQGPDFPTGGRIAKAGIREAYATGHAGLKVRGKARIEEGKNGRTQIIISEIPYQLNKTNLLQTISAMYKAGKIPDIGALRDESDRKEPVRIVIELKRSAAGMGTLVLNQLYKYTQLQSSYTVMNLSIVNGEPRVLPLIDTMRYFLDHRRDVVTRRTVYDLRKAKERAHVLEGLLRALDHIDEVIALIRASNTGAEARDGLMARFGLSEIQAQAILDMRLQRLVGLEREKLQGEYDELQKTIARLESILGDEKLLWREIKKELRDIRDRYGDARRSVITELEEDINKEDLIAVEDMVITMTRAGYLKRTNLDAYREQKRGGRGSSGGKLREEDANTGVFVGSTHDYLLFFTDAGRVFHEKIYDLPEAGRDAKGTHIRNLLPGLRDDENIASVLSVGGFDQPGSFIFATKNGVIKKSLITDYANITSAGLIAINLQPGDELIGVDIQQDGDDVVLATKNGQAMRFEAHLVRDTGRATQGVIGIRLREGDEVVSMALVPGSDTEGELLAISECGLGKRTKVSDYPSKGRGGLGVITLDVTDKTGKLVTLAHVAGNEELMVLTEKGTVIRTRVEEVRVTGRNAQGVKVINIGDKDRVIDAFPIRKEDEL; from the coding sequence ATGACCGGAACCGGAATTCAACCTGTAGACATCACCAGCGAAGTCAAGACCAATTTCATCAACTACGCGATGAACGTCATCGTGGACCGCGCCCTGCCCGACGTGCGCGACGGCATGAAGCCGGTGCAGCGCCGCATCATGTACGCGATGTTGCAAGAAGGGCTGATGAGCAACGTCAAGCACGCCAAGTCCGCCAGCGTGGTGGGCGAAGTGATGAAGCGCTATCACCCCCACGGCGACAGCTCCATCTACGACGCGATGGTGCGGCTCGGGCAGTGGTGGAACATGCGCTACACCCTGGTCGATCCCCAGGGCAACTTCGGCTCGATGGACGGCGATATGGCCGCCGCCATGCGCTACACCGAAGCCCGCATGACCAGGGTGGCCGAGGAAATCCTGGCCGACCTCGAAAAAGAGACGGTGGACCTCAAGCCCAACTACGACGAGACGACCACCGAGCCGACGGTGCTGCCCAGCGCCGTGCCCAACCTGCTCATCAACGGCGCGTCGGGCATCGCCGTGGGCATGGCGACCAACATCCCGCCGCACAACCTTACCGAAATCTGCAACGGCCTGTTGGCGCTGATCGACAACCCCGCCATCACGCTCGACGAGATGATGACCCACGTGCAGGGACCGGACTTTCCCACCGGCGGGCGCATCGCCAAGGCGGGCATCCGCGAAGCCTACGCCACCGGGCACGCGGGACTGAAGGTGCGCGGCAAGGCCCGCATCGAGGAAGGCAAAAACGGGCGCACCCAGATCATCATCAGCGAGATCCCGTACCAGCTCAACAAGACCAACCTGCTCCAGACCATCAGCGCCATGTACAAGGCGGGCAAGATTCCCGACATCGGGGCGCTGCGCGACGAGTCCGACCGCAAGGAACCCGTGCGGATCGTGATTGAACTCAAGCGCTCGGCGGCGGGCATGGGCACGCTGGTCCTCAACCAGCTCTACAAGTACACCCAGCTTCAGAGCAGCTACACGGTGATGAACCTCAGCATCGTCAATGGCGAGCCGCGCGTGCTGCCGCTGATCGACACCATGCGCTACTTCCTGGACCACCGCCGTGACGTGGTGACCCGCCGCACGGTGTACGACCTGCGCAAGGCCAAGGAGCGGGCACATGTGCTGGAGGGCTTACTCAGGGCCCTCGATCACATCGACGAAGTGATTGCGCTGATTCGTGCGAGCAACACCGGCGCCGAGGCCCGCGACGGCCTGATGGCCCGCTTCGGCCTGAGCGAGATTCAGGCACAGGCGATTCTGGACATGCGCCTGCAACGTCTGGTCGGCCTGGAGCGCGAGAAGCTGCAAGGCGAGTACGACGAGCTGCAAAAGACCATTGCCCGCCTGGAATCCATCCTGGGCGACGAGAAGCTGCTGTGGCGCGAGATCAAAAAGGAACTCCGCGACATTCGTGACCGCTACGGCGACGCCCGGCGCTCGGTCATCACCGAACTCGAAGAGGACATCAACAAGGAAGACCTGATCGCGGTGGAAGACATGGTGATTACCATGACCCGCGCCGGGTACCTCAAGCGCACCAACCTCGACGCCTACCGCGAGCAAAAGCGTGGGGGCCGGGGCAGCAGCGGCGGCAAGCTGCGTGAGGAAGACGCCAACACCGGGGTCTTCGTGGGCAGCACGCACGATTACCTGTTGTTCTTCACCGACGCGGGCCGGGTCTTCCACGAGAAGATCTACGACCTGCCGGAAGCGGGCCGTGACGCCAAGGGCACCCACATCCGCAACCTGCTGCCGGGCCTGCGCGACGACGAGAACATCGCCTCGGTGCTGTCGGTGGGGGGTTTTGACCAGCCGGGCAGCTTCATCTTCGCCACCAAGAACGGCGTGATCAAAAAGAGCCTGATCACCGACTACGCCAACATCACCTCGGCGGGCCTGATCGCCATCAACCTGCAACCCGGTGACGAACTGATCGGCGTGGACATCCAGCAGGACGGCGACGACGTGGTGCTGGCGACGAAGAACGGCCAGGCGATGCGCTTCGAGGCCCACCTGGTGCGCGACACGGGCCGCGCCACGCAGGGCGTCATCGGGATTCGCCTGCGCGAGGGCGACGAGGTGGTCAGCATGGCGCTCGTCCCCGGCAGCGACACCGAGGGCGAACTGCTGGCGATCAGCGAGTGCGGCCTGGGCAAGCGCACCAAGGTCAGCGACTACCCCAGCAAGGGACGCGGCGGCCTGGGCGTCATTACGCTCGACGTGACCGACAAGACCGGCAAGCTGGTGACCCTGGCGCACGTCGCGGGCAACGAGGAACTGATGGTCCTGACCGAAAAGGGCACCGTCATCCGCACCCGCGTCGAGGAAGTCCGCGTGACGGGCCGCAACGCCCAGGGCGTCAAGGTCATCAACATCGGGGACAAGGACCGCGTGATCGACGCCTTCCCGATTCGCAAGGAAGACGAGCTGTAA